A single window of Lentilitoribacter sp. Alg239-R112 DNA harbors:
- a CDS encoding FAD-dependent oxidoreductase: MIDVTIKGAGVLGLCVATEIISRGGNVTMIDPNGAPGPHTCSWWAGGMLAPFCEGESAEEPVVRLGQKAAEWWEKHGADITHNGSLVVAQGRDIKELNRFGRKTTAFKEIDADTISELEPDLAGRYRKALYFKDEAHLAPRSALTVLHDGLVNAGVQIQTEAATDNNSMVIDCTGLAAQSSLKDLRGVKGEMLILHCPELDLKRPIRLLHPRIPLYIVPRGDGVYMLGATMIETGERTRITARSMLEMLTAAYALHPSFGEAEILEIGVDARPAFPDNLPKIRKINDVIYANGLYRHGYLLAPSVAGQIAEYLFDGKKPEFSDNVRNEAKNEHFA; the protein is encoded by the coding sequence ATGATTGATGTTACAATCAAAGGTGCAGGTGTTCTCGGTCTTTGTGTTGCCACAGAGATTATATCTCGTGGCGGCAATGTCACTATGATTGATCCCAACGGTGCGCCTGGACCCCATACATGTTCATGGTGGGCTGGAGGCATGCTTGCACCATTTTGCGAAGGTGAAAGCGCAGAAGAACCCGTCGTTCGCCTTGGTCAAAAAGCAGCTGAATGGTGGGAAAAGCATGGCGCAGATATCACCCATAACGGCTCACTTGTTGTCGCTCAGGGCCGAGACATTAAAGAACTTAACCGCTTCGGACGAAAAACAACTGCCTTTAAGGAAATTGATGCAGATACGATTTCTGAACTTGAGCCAGATCTCGCCGGGCGATATCGCAAAGCGTTATACTTTAAAGATGAAGCTCACCTTGCTCCACGGAGTGCGTTGACAGTACTACACGACGGCCTGGTAAACGCCGGAGTTCAAATACAGACTGAAGCTGCAACTGATAACAATTCAATGGTAATTGATTGCACCGGGCTTGCAGCCCAAAGCAGTCTTAAAGACCTTCGTGGTGTTAAGGGCGAGATGTTGATCCTACATTGCCCTGAACTTGATCTGAAACGTCCAATACGTCTTCTTCATCCTCGTATTCCACTTTATATTGTGCCACGTGGCGATGGGGTTTACATGCTCGGCGCAACTATGATCGAGACGGGTGAACGTACACGTATCACTGCTCGATCCATGCTTGAAATGCTAACCGCAGCCTATGCTCTTCACCCAAGTTTTGGTGAAGCTGAAATTTTGGAAATCGGCGTTGATGCACGACCTGCATTTCCAGACAATTTGCCGAAGATTAGAAAGATCAACGATGTGATCTATGCCAATGGCCTTTACCGCCACGGCTATCTTTTAGCGCCAAGCGTTGCAGGCCAAATTGCTGAATATCTTTTTGATGGCAAAAAACCAGAATTCTCTGACAATGTAAGAAACGAGGCGAAAAATGAACATTTTGCTTAA
- the thiS gene encoding sulfur carrier protein ThiS, with protein sequence MNILLNGEKKIVSSPNLTEALHELGYGDAKIATALNEEFIPENKRRDIVLDAGDRLEVLAPMQGG encoded by the coding sequence ATGAACATTTTGCTTAACGGTGAGAAGAAGATTGTCTCATCGCCTAATCTGACGGAAGCATTACACGAGTTGGGCTATGGTGATGCAAAAATCGCAACTGCACTGAATGAAGAATTCATCCCAGAAAACAAACGTCGTGACATTGTGCTTGATGCAGGTGATCGCCTTGAAGTTCTTGCGCCAATGCAAGGTGGGTAA
- a CDS encoding thiazole synthase, with amino-acid sequence MKTFYGIELKNPLMLGTAQYPSPTILADAFKRSGAGVATVSLRRESGADRAGQNFWQLIKELDVPILPNTAGCYTVKEAVTTAHMAREIFDTKWIKLEVIGHTDTLQPDVYALVEAAQILTEDGFEVFPYTTEDMVVAERLLDAGCEVLMPWGAPIGSGLGLNNEHGLRMLRAHFPDVPLVVDAGIGLPSQAARAMELGYDAILLNTAVAKAGDPALMAKAFSDAILAGKAAFDADPMEPRDMAEPSTPVIGKAFL; translated from the coding sequence TTGAAAACATTTTACGGCATAGAGCTTAAAAACCCATTGATGCTTGGCACGGCACAATATCCCTCGCCTACCATATTAGCAGATGCGTTCAAACGATCCGGCGCGGGTGTTGCCACTGTCTCCCTACGCCGCGAAAGTGGTGCTGACCGCGCAGGCCAAAATTTTTGGCAACTGATCAAAGAACTCGATGTTCCCATACTGCCAAATACTGCTGGATGCTACACGGTCAAGGAAGCTGTCACCACTGCACATATGGCACGCGAAATCTTTGACACTAAATGGATTAAGTTAGAGGTTATCGGCCATACGGACACGCTCCAACCAGACGTTTATGCACTTGTGGAAGCGGCTCAAATTCTGACCGAAGATGGGTTTGAGGTTTTCCCTTACACCACCGAAGATATGGTCGTCGCAGAACGCCTACTTGACGCGGGGTGCGAAGTTCTCATGCCGTGGGGTGCACCGATTGGCTCAGGTCTTGGGCTAAATAACGAACATGGGCTCCGCATGTTGCGCGCGCATTTTCCCGACGTGCCTTTGGTGGTGGATGCGGGCATTGGCTTACCTTCGCAGGCGGCTCGCGCAATGGAGCTGGGGTATGACGCGATATTGCTCAACACAGCTGTTGCAAAAGCCGGCGACCCTGCACTAATGGCCAAAGCATTTTCAGACGCGATTTTGGCAGGCAAAGCAGCATTCGATGCAGACCCAATGGAGCCACGCGATATGGCCGAACCCTCAACTCCTGTAATCGGAAAGGCCTTTTTATGA
- a CDS encoding thiamine phosphate synthase, whose protein sequence is MEKLDRFYPIFDSTEWLERLLPLGIKLTQLRIKDRSEAEVRAEIIKGKALCDKYGCTLIINDYWQMAIEEECDFIHLGQEDLDDADIKAIRAKGIRLGLSTHDNDELERALSFDPEYLALGPVYPTILKKMKWTEQGLDRVTEWKKLVGDVPLVAIGGMSVERAQGAYDAGANIVSAVTDITLNSDPEARIKQWLDISR, encoded by the coding sequence ATCGAAAAACTGGACCGTTTTTACCCTATATTTGATTCCACTGAATGGTTGGAACGGCTACTACCGCTCGGCATTAAACTTACGCAGCTTCGCATCAAAGATAGATCAGAAGCTGAAGTACGCGCTGAAATCATCAAGGGCAAAGCGCTATGCGATAAGTACGGCTGCACATTAATTATCAATGATTATTGGCAAATGGCAATCGAAGAAGAATGCGATTTCATCCATCTTGGGCAGGAAGATTTAGATGATGCGGATATCAAGGCCATCCGAGCCAAAGGTATCCGCCTCGGACTATCGACACATGATAATGACGAGCTTGAGCGCGCTTTGTCATTTGATCCTGAATATCTCGCACTTGGCCCCGTCTACCCGACCATCTTAAAAAAGATGAAATGGACTGAACAAGGCTTGGATAGAGTAACAGAATGGAAAAAACTTGTTGGCGATGTGCCGCTTGTTGCCATCGGCGGCATGAGTGTTGAACGTGCACAAGGAGCATATGATGCTGGGGCAAATATTGTTTCTGCCGTTACTGACATTACGTTGAACTCAGACCCCGAAGCCCGCATTAAACAATGGTTGGACATCAGTCGATGA
- a CDS encoding HesA/MoeB/ThiF family protein — translation MSSATDRYARQIILPEVGANGQQKLQDAHILVVGAGGLGVPVLQYLAGAGVGKITIVDPDVVSLSNLHRQTLYGEKYIDQPKAAVAAKILSDLNSEIEITSVVSPLDPSNITTLSHGTTILLDCADSFAVSYIMSDHCLANNIPFFSASALALSGYVGGFCAGAPSLRALFPSLPNQAGNCATAGVLGPIVGTIGGLQAQMALSCILELDPSPLGQLVRFDATSFRFSSFRFDEAEEPSFPILKFIAPADLCHSDHIIELRGEDEVEIPITEHAARIDVEDYNPANTMPNKNQRAVFVCRSGLRAHRAAIKLQEKWNGDIVLVATG, via the coding sequence ATGAGCAGCGCGACAGACAGATATGCCCGCCAGATCATTCTTCCAGAAGTCGGCGCGAACGGCCAGCAGAAATTGCAAGATGCACACATACTTGTGGTTGGCGCAGGGGGCTTGGGTGTACCTGTTTTGCAATATCTTGCGGGTGCTGGTGTTGGCAAAATTACCATTGTTGACCCTGATGTCGTTTCGCTCTCCAATCTTCATCGTCAAACGCTTTATGGGGAAAAATATATTGATCAACCGAAGGCAGCTGTCGCGGCAAAAATTTTAAGCGACCTGAACTCTGAGATCGAGATTACCTCCGTTGTCTCACCGCTTGACCCAAGTAATATAACTACTCTCTCACACGGAACAACAATCTTACTTGATTGTGCGGATAGTTTTGCTGTGAGCTACATTATGTCAGATCATTGTTTGGCAAATAATATTCCGTTTTTTTCTGCCTCAGCTCTTGCCTTGTCAGGTTATGTTGGAGGGTTTTGTGCAGGTGCACCTTCTCTTCGTGCGCTATTCCCATCATTACCTAATCAAGCAGGGAATTGCGCAACGGCGGGTGTACTTGGTCCCATTGTTGGTACAATAGGTGGCTTACAAGCGCAGATGGCACTATCGTGCATTCTTGAACTTGATCCATCACCATTGGGGCAACTTGTACGTTTTGATGCAACGTCTTTTCGCTTCTCAAGCTTTCGCTTCGACGAAGCTGAAGAACCATCGTTCCCTATTCTCAAATTCATAGCGCCAGCTGACTTGTGTCACAGTGACCATATCATCGAACTCCGTGGCGAAGATGAGGTCGAGATACCAATCACTGAACATGCAGCACGCATCGATGTTGAAGACTATAACCCTGCAAACACCATGCCAAACAAAAACCAACGCGCCGTCTTTGTTTGTCGCAGTGGGTTACGTGCCCACCGCGCGGCCATAAAACTTCAAGAAAAATGGAACGGCGACATAGTTCTCGTCGCCACAGGATAA
- a CDS encoding ABC transporter substrate-binding protein: MRKASLLIAGAFALASTLPATAADKMTLLLDWFVNPDHGPVIVAQEKGYFKDEGLDVEIIAPADPSDPPKLVAAGKAELAISYQPQLHLQIHEGLPLVRVGTLVATPLNCLLVLKDGPIKEISDLKGKKIGFSVSGVEEAVLGSILGNHGVEMSDIELVNVNWSLSPSLMSKQVDAVIGAYRNFELNQMEIEGVEGKCFFVEEEGLPTYDELIYVANPDTMDKDMIARFLKATEKATQFIVNHPDESWEIFSGTSTELQDELNAKAWVDTMPRFALRPMAFDAARYAAFETFLHEKELIPSVNSVSKIAIDISAQTPAE; the protein is encoded by the coding sequence ATGCGTAAAGCATCTCTATTAATTGCGGGCGCTTTTGCCCTTGCCTCAACACTGCCTGCAACTGCAGCAGATAAAATGACATTATTATTGGATTGGTTTGTAAATCCTGACCATGGCCCTGTGATTGTTGCGCAGGAGAAAGGCTACTTTAAAGATGAAGGCCTTGATGTCGAGATCATTGCACCAGCCGACCCATCAGACCCACCGAAACTGGTTGCAGCTGGAAAGGCAGAACTTGCCATTTCCTATCAACCACAGCTACACCTACAAATCCATGAAGGCTTACCACTTGTCCGCGTTGGTACGCTTGTAGCGACGCCATTAAACTGTCTGCTTGTCTTGAAAGACGGCCCAATCAAAGAAATCTCTGATCTCAAAGGTAAGAAAATTGGTTTCTCGGTTTCTGGCGTTGAAGAAGCAGTCTTAGGTTCAATTCTTGGTAATCACGGCGTTGAAATGTCTGACATTGAACTTGTGAATGTAAATTGGTCACTGTCTCCTTCGTTAATGTCAAAGCAAGTTGATGCTGTTATCGGTGCGTATCGCAACTTCGAACTCAACCAGATGGAAATTGAAGGCGTTGAAGGCAAATGTTTCTTTGTTGAAGAGGAAGGTTTGCCAACTTATGATGAACTTATCTATGTTGCCAATCCCGACACAATGGATAAAGACATGATTGCCCGTTTTCTTAAAGCAACGGAAAAAGCAACACAGTTTATCGTCAACCACCCTGATGAAAGCTGGGAGATTTTCTCAGGCACATCAACTGAACTTCAAGACGAGTTAAATGCAAAGGCATGGGTTGATACAATGCCACGCTTTGCCCTTCGCCCAATGGCATTTGATGCAGCTCGCTATGCGGCTTTTGAAACATTTCTTCATGAGAAAGAACTTATTCCATCCGTCAATTCGGTTTCAAAAATTGCAATCGATATCTCAGCTCAAACACCAGCTGAGTAA
- the tenA gene encoding thiaminase II: MTNLEEYGEVFSALRQTTPHWHAYTRHAFVRGLGDGSLPKESFYHYLKQDYVFLIHFSRAWALAVAKAGTLDEIKACASTVNGLANGEMQYHVETCGKLGIPEDELFKTVEANENLAYTRFVLEAGYSGDFVSLLATLAPCVFGYGEIGLMLADDKTSDTYQDWIETYAGKDYQDVCINAGQLLDQAVINRFGKNYTQLPIWNKLISQFNIATRLEVDFWNMGLRGPCANPIAEPNGT, translated from the coding sequence ATGACCAACTTAGAAGAATATGGAGAAGTATTCTCGGCTTTGAGACAAACAACACCACACTGGCATGCCTATACACGGCATGCTTTTGTGCGCGGTTTGGGTGATGGATCATTACCAAAAGAATCATTTTACCACTATCTCAAACAGGATTATGTGTTTCTCATTCACTTTTCGCGCGCATGGGCTTTAGCTGTTGCAAAGGCTGGTACTTTGGATGAGATCAAGGCATGTGCAAGCACCGTCAACGGACTTGCAAATGGCGAAATGCAGTATCACGTCGAGACATGCGGCAAACTTGGCATTCCCGAAGATGAATTGTTTAAAACCGTCGAGGCTAACGAAAACCTTGCTTATACACGCTTTGTTTTAGAAGCAGGTTATTCTGGAGATTTTGTGTCGCTCTTGGCAACACTTGCACCATGCGTATTTGGGTATGGTGAGATTGGACTAATGCTGGCAGATGATAAAACATCTGACACCTATCAGGATTGGATTGAAACCTATGCCGGCAAAGATTACCAGGATGTTTGTATCAATGCTGGCCAACTTTTAGATCAAGCCGTTATCAATCGTTTTGGCAAAAACTACACACAATTGCCGATCTGGAACAAACTGATTTCTCAGTTTAATATCGCTACGCGCCTTGAAGTCGATTTCTGGAACATGGGCCTTCGTGGCCCTTGTGCTAACCCAATCGCCGAACCAAATGGCACTTAG
- a CDS encoding ABC transporter ATP-binding protein has product MTTAPNISVKGTALIGDRVLFENLHVDIQSGKTTCLLGASGVGKSTILRLIANLDTGADFSGEVRASDGKSLESRIGYMAQGSELFPWLSVLDNVLLGARLRGEGADKMAALSIIEKVGLSDHLKKKPSQMSGGERQRIALARTLMEDRPIILLDEPFSALDAKTRSEMQELAGNLLAGRTVLLVTHDPAEAARLGHAIYLLTEQGITNVDVPASHPVREIDDEATLHCQGQLYRLLRGTPS; this is encoded by the coding sequence ATGACAACAGCACCCAACATATCTGTTAAAGGAACGGCTCTAATTGGTGATCGGGTGCTGTTTGAAAACCTGCATGTGGATATTCAGTCAGGCAAAACCACATGCCTGCTTGGCGCATCGGGCGTTGGTAAATCTACTATACTCCGCCTGATAGCCAACCTTGATACTGGCGCGGACTTCAGCGGAGAAGTGAGAGCATCTGATGGCAAGAGCCTTGAGAGCCGCATCGGTTATATGGCACAAGGAAGCGAACTCTTTCCGTGGCTTTCTGTTCTTGATAACGTTTTGCTCGGCGCACGGTTGCGGGGGGAAGGTGCCGACAAAATGGCTGCTCTATCCATCATCGAAAAAGTTGGCCTAAGTGATCATCTAAAAAAGAAGCCATCTCAAATGTCAGGAGGCGAACGACAACGAATTGCGTTGGCACGAACCTTAATGGAGGACCGACCAATCATATTACTGGATGAGCCATTTTCTGCGCTGGATGCTAAAACACGCAGTGAAATGCAAGAGCTTGCTGGCAACCTTCTTGCGGGTCGCACTGTTCTGCTCGTCACGCATGACCCCGCGGAAGCTGCGCGGTTAGGCCATGCTATCTACTTGCTCACTGAACAAGGCATTACAAATGTTGATGTGCCCGCATCTCATCCGGTTCGGGAAATTGACGATGAGGCAACGCTTCATTGCCAAGGCCAACTGTATCGTCTGCTCAGAGGAACGCCATCATGA
- a CDS encoding ABC transporter permease, translating to MRRVFNAIGATLLALTLWQIIVSIFDLPKFILPGPLLVAETMWKSRVVIGENALVTISEVLVGLALGSALGILTAINLATSPFARAFVRPILVFSQAVPVFALAPILTLWLGYGVWSKIFMTILIIYFPVASAFYDGLTRTPQAYLDLAKVMGASKSRIMWRVRFPSALPSLGSGLRLAAVYAPIGAVIGEWVGASKGLGYLMLLANGRAKIDLMFAALFVLAIFTVILHSAVDRLATRMTDNRTSRIP from the coding sequence ATGAGGAGGGTTTTCAACGCAATAGGTGCGACACTCCTTGCACTTACACTCTGGCAAATCATAGTCAGTATTTTTGACTTGCCAAAGTTTATTCTACCTGGCCCACTCCTTGTTGCTGAAACGATGTGGAAGAGCCGAGTTGTTATTGGCGAGAATGCACTTGTGACAATCAGCGAAGTTCTGGTCGGGCTTGCGCTTGGCTCGGCGCTCGGTATTTTGACAGCAATTAATCTCGCTACATCGCCTTTTGCGCGTGCATTCGTCCGCCCTATACTTGTGTTCTCACAAGCAGTACCTGTGTTTGCACTTGCACCAATTCTCACACTTTGGCTTGGTTATGGTGTTTGGTCAAAAATCTTCATGACGATCTTAATCATCTATTTCCCGGTTGCTTCTGCATTTTATGACGGGTTAACCCGCACACCGCAGGCCTATCTGGATTTGGCCAAGGTTATGGGTGCCAGCAAATCTCGTATTATGTGGCGCGTTCGTTTCCCATCAGCTTTACCGTCATTAGGATCAGGACTTCGATTAGCGGCAGTATATGCTCCGATTGGCGCGGTAATCGGAGAATGGGTCGGTGCATCCAAAGGTCTGGGCTACTTAATGTTACTTGCCAATGGCCGCGCAAAAATCGATCTGATGTTTGCTGCACTTTTTGTATTGGCAATTTTTACGGTTATCTTGCATAGCGCGGTTGACCGTCTCGCAACACGCATGACCGATAATAGAACATCCCGCATTCCATAA
- the ggt gene encoding gamma-glutamyltransferase, which translates to MLKSISLSLLFATCLGSSAFSQQAADAIAPEIASGKMAKEEGKVVTSKKWMISAANPHAVEAGAKILASGGSAADAMVAAQAVLGLVEPQSSGLGGGAFLVWFDAKSGELTTLDGRETAPMAANPRLFQKADGEPLKFWDAVVGGRSVGTPGTPALMAKAHELWGKSDWNGLFSDAVKLADEGFVVSPRLAGLVAGDAERLSKFKATADYFLPSGVAIAEGDILENAAYAETLRNLATKGVESFYTGGNAKGIVDTVQNVSVNPGVLALEDLALYKVKQRDAVCASYREHDVCGMGPPSSGALTVGQILGMLNGSDLKALGADNPESWRLIGDASRLAFSDRGRYMADSDFVPMPTNGLVDAGYLAERAKLLMGDKALESVSPGNPPFDHALLLADDEAIELPSTSHISIVDGEGNALSMTTTIENGFGSRLMAPGGYLLNNELTDFSFRSHKDGVPIANRVEPGKRPRSSMSPTIVMKDGKPVLVVGSPGGSRIIGYVAKTIIAHMDWGMDVQQAISLPHLVNRFGTYDLEDGTKATELEGALTDLGFKTNVRALTSGIHAIAITPDGLEGGADPRREGIVIGE; encoded by the coding sequence ATGTTAAAATCAATATCACTATCTCTTCTTTTTGCAACATGTCTGGGGTCGTCAGCTTTTTCGCAACAGGCAGCTGATGCAATTGCGCCTGAAATTGCCAGCGGCAAAATGGCGAAAGAAGAAGGCAAAGTCGTTACCTCCAAAAAATGGATGATTTCGGCTGCTAATCCACATGCCGTTGAAGCGGGTGCAAAAATTTTGGCATCCGGTGGCAGTGCAGCAGATGCGATGGTTGCTGCACAGGCTGTGCTCGGCTTGGTCGAGCCACAAAGTTCTGGTCTTGGTGGCGGAGCATTTCTTGTTTGGTTTGACGCTAAAAGTGGGGAGCTGACAACGCTTGATGGACGTGAAACAGCACCAATGGCCGCGAACCCGCGTTTATTTCAAAAAGCAGATGGCGAGCCGCTTAAATTTTGGGATGCTGTTGTCGGTGGCCGTTCTGTTGGTACACCCGGAACACCTGCTCTCATGGCAAAGGCACATGAGCTTTGGGGCAAATCTGATTGGAATGGATTATTCTCCGATGCTGTTAAGTTAGCGGATGAAGGTTTTGTTGTATCGCCGCGTCTTGCTGGACTTGTGGCAGGTGATGCTGAACGCCTCAGTAAATTTAAAGCAACGGCCGATTATTTTCTGCCCAGTGGCGTAGCCATCGCAGAAGGAGATATTCTCGAAAATGCAGCCTATGCTGAGACCTTGCGTAATCTTGCTACAAAGGGAGTAGAGAGTTTTTACACTGGTGGCAATGCAAAGGGTATTGTCGACACAGTTCAAAATGTATCGGTAAATCCGGGTGTTTTAGCGTTGGAAGATCTTGCACTTTACAAGGTCAAACAACGAGATGCAGTTTGTGCATCTTACCGTGAGCATGATGTTTGTGGAATGGGTCCGCCATCTTCTGGTGCATTAACTGTTGGGCAAATATTAGGAATGCTTAACGGATCTGACCTAAAAGCACTCGGAGCCGACAACCCTGAGAGTTGGCGTTTAATCGGCGATGCGTCGCGCTTGGCCTTCTCCGACCGAGGTCGTTATATGGCCGACAGTGATTTTGTTCCGATGCCAACAAACGGGTTAGTGGATGCTGGTTATCTTGCAGAGCGAGCGAAATTACTGATGGGTGACAAGGCGCTTGAGAGCGTTTCACCAGGGAACCCTCCATTTGACCATGCGCTGCTGTTAGCTGATGATGAAGCTATCGAATTGCCTTCGACATCTCATATTTCAATTGTTGATGGCGAGGGGAATGCACTGTCTATGACAACAACAATTGAAAATGGGTTTGGATCTCGGTTAATGGCACCAGGTGGTTATTTGCTGAATAACGAGTTGACGGATTTCTCGTTTCGTAGCCATAAAGATGGTGTGCCAATTGCCAACCGTGTCGAACCAGGTAAGCGACCTCGTTCATCCATGTCGCCGACAATTGTGATGAAAGACGGTAAGCCTGTGCTGGTTGTGGGTTCACCAGGTGGTAGCCGGATTATTGGATATGTAGCGAAAACAATTATCGCACATATGGATTGGGGCATGGATGTTCAACAGGCAATAAGCCTGCCGCATCTGGTCAATCGTTTTGGAACTTATGATCTTGAAGATGGTACAAAGGCAACTGAGCTTGAGGGTGCTTTGACCGATCTTGGTTTTAAAACAAATGTGCGCGCATTAACATCAGGCATTCATGCCATCGCTATCACACCTGACGGTCTTGAAGGCGGAGCCGATCCACGTCGTGAGGGTATAGTTATCGGTGAGTAA
- a CDS encoding transglutaminase-like cysteine peptidase: MLRKSGVFLCIVASAVVGWTSSIAVAEHAGVAMITGSVTSQPIGHYEFCKQFSDECSVRSPRKNAPKVTDYGWDIVRKINSLVNNNVEPLTDWELHGQEEMWSYPGLAGDCEDFVLLKRQMLIENGFSPSDLLITVVRRPNGEGHAVLTLRTSKGDFVLDNLARDVKNWRDTPYQYLKRQASYHTGRWVNIENSSPLIVGSVN; this comes from the coding sequence ATGCTTCGCAAGAGCGGTGTATTTTTGTGTATTGTTGCATCTGCAGTCGTTGGTTGGACAAGTTCAATTGCCGTAGCCGAACATGCTGGCGTAGCGATGATTACAGGTTCTGTCACATCTCAGCCTATTGGGCATTATGAATTTTGTAAGCAGTTTTCCGATGAGTGTAGTGTAAGATCTCCCCGGAAGAATGCCCCGAAAGTGACAGATTATGGCTGGGATATCGTTCGTAAAATCAACAGTCTGGTCAATAACAATGTCGAGCCATTAACTGATTGGGAGCTGCATGGACAGGAAGAGATGTGGTCTTATCCCGGTCTTGCTGGCGACTGTGAAGATTTTGTTTTGCTCAAACGACAGATGTTGATTGAAAACGGGTTCTCACCATCGGATCTATTGATCACGGTTGTCCGTCGTCCAAATGGCGAAGGCCATGCTGTGTTAACATTGCGAACATCAAAGGGTGATTTTGTTCTTGATAATCTTGCAAGAGATGTCAAAAACTGGAGAGATACACCTTATCAATATCTCAAGCGTCAAGCTTCCTATCATACAGGCCGTTGGGTGAATATTGAGAATAGTTCACCGCTTATTGTCGGTTCTGTGAACTAG
- a CDS encoding alpha/beta hydrolase — MTDNNDKVPSEYICVGEGSHARQIAVCHRGGNTSRQGAQGFVWLGGYRSDMEGSKAIAIDDHAAKLDLACTRHDYSGHGQSGGEFVDGTISRWLEESLEVFQKFTEGPQILVGSSMGGWIALRMVQELQKMGQSDRVHGLLLLAPAPDFTKELYEPKLTDNEKAALESQGYFEVPTPYGPDPNIFTKKLFDDGAQNLVMKGILQLGVQVHIIQGMEDPDVPWQHAMRLMEHLSADDVTITLIRDGDHRLSREKDIVKILQSLDGMLE; from the coding sequence ATGACCGATAATAACGACAAAGTCCCGAGCGAGTACATTTGCGTGGGTGAAGGCAGTCATGCAAGGCAGATAGCGGTTTGCCACAGGGGTGGAAATACATCGCGACAAGGCGCTCAGGGGTTTGTTTGGCTGGGTGGATACCGTTCTGATATGGAAGGTTCAAAAGCTATCGCAATCGATGATCATGCTGCCAAGCTTGATCTAGCTTGCACGCGACATGATTATTCTGGTCACGGCCAATCTGGTGGTGAATTTGTTGATGGCACAATTTCACGTTGGCTCGAGGAAAGTCTCGAAGTGTTTCAAAAATTTACTGAAGGGCCGCAAATTCTTGTCGGCTCATCCATGGGTGGTTGGATTGCATTACGGATGGTTCAGGAGCTGCAAAAGATGGGGCAATCTGATCGCGTTCACGGGCTCTTACTTCTTGCGCCCGCGCCAGATTTTACAAAGGAACTTTATGAGCCGAAACTAACTGATAATGAAAAAGCAGCACTTGAAAGCCAAGGCTATTTTGAGGTCCCGACACCTTATGGGCCTGATCCAAATATTTTTACCAAAAAACTTTTCGATGATGGTGCACAAAACCTTGTTATGAAAGGCATTTTACAGTTAGGTGTGCAGGTTCACATCATCCAGGGTATGGAAGATCCCGATGTACCTTGGCAGCACGCAATGCGCCTAATGGAACACCTTTCGGCAGATGATGTGACGATAACTTTAATCAGAGATGGTGATCATAGACTTTCGCGTGAAAAAGACATTGTCAAAATTCTTCAAAGTCTTGATGGAATGTTGGAATGA
- the infC gene encoding translation initiation factor IF-3, translating into MRRPQRATAPTKGGPRANLDIEASHIQLIDAEGENHGVVPIEQARDMANEAGLDLVEIASKGDNPVCKITDLGKMKYQSQKKAAEARKKQKTIEVKEIKMRPNIDTHDYDVKMRAINKFFDNGDKVKVTLRFRGREMAHMELGMKLLQKVKEETANIAKVEAEPKLEGRQMMMVLSPK; encoded by the coding sequence ATTCGCAGACCACAAAGAGCAACGGCTCCAACAAAAGGCGGCCCTCGCGCAAACCTAGATATCGAAGCATCCCACATCCAACTTATCGACGCTGAAGGTGAAAACCACGGCGTAGTACCTATCGAGCAAGCAAGAGACATGGCCAATGAAGCTGGCTTGGACCTTGTTGAAATTGCTTCAAAGGGCGATAACCCTGTTTGTAAGATTACCGATCTTGGCAAAATGAAATACCAGTCGCAGAAAAAAGCTGCCGAGGCCCGCAAGAAGCAAAAGACGATCGAAGTTAAAGAGATCAAGATGCGCCCTAATATCGATACGCATGATTACGATGTGAAAATGCGCGCGATCAACAAATTTTTCGATAATGGCGATAAAGTAAAAGTAACATTACGTTTCCGTGGGCGTGAAATGGCGCATATGGAACTTGGTATGAAGCTTTTGCAAAAGGTCAAAGAAGAGACTGCAAATATTGCGAAAGTTGAGGCAGAGCCGAAACTTGAAGGCCGCCAGATGATGATGGTGCTTTCTCCTAAGTAA